The sequence GCGACCTCTTCGATCTCCACCCCGCCCTCGCTCGAGGCGACGATGGTGATGCGCTGGCTGGCGCGGTCGATGACGAAGCCAAGATAGAATTCATCGACGATGTCACTGGCCTCTTCGACCAGCACCCGTTTGACCACCCGCCCTTTGGGACCGGTCTGATGGGTCACCAGGGTCATGCCGATCATTTCGTCGGCGATCTTGCGCACCTCGTCGAGGGACCTGGCCACCTTGACCCCGCCGGCCTTGCCGCGGCCGCCGGCATGGATCTGAGCCTTGACCACCCAGCGGTCGCCGCCGAGTTCCTCGGCGATGGAATGGGCCTGGGCGTCGGAAAAGGCGACGTTTCCGGCCGGGACCGGCACGCCGTAGGAACGCAACAGTTCTTTGGCTTGGTACTCGTGGATGTTCATCGGTTTGCTCTCCTCAAGCAAATCAACCCTGGCGGGCCTGAATCTGGTCAATCTTGGCGATCAGGTTCTCCGCCATCCTGATGGAAGCGGCATCAATCAGGCGACCGTCGAGGGAGACGGCGCCCTTGCCCTCGCGGGCGGCCTCTTCCATCGCCGCCAGAATGCGGCGGGCCTTGGTCACCTCCTGTTCGGAAGGGGTGAAGACCTGATTGGCCAGTTCGATCTGGGAGGGATGGATGGCCCACTTGCCCTCGCAACCCAACGCAGCGGCGCGTTTGGCGGCGGCCACGTAACCGTCCGGATCGCCGATGTCGCCGTAGGGGCCATCGATGGGGCGCAGTCCGTTGGCGCGGCAGGCCACCACCATGCGGGCGATGGCGAAATGCCACTGGTCGCCCCAGTGCCGTTCGCGGTGGCCGTCCTCGAAGGGATCGGTCAGTACCGCATAATCAGGATTGGCGCCGCCGATGTTGGTGGTGCGGGCCTGGATCGACGCGGCGTAGTCGGCCACCCCGAACACCAGCGCTTCCAGCCGCTCCGGACAAGCGCGGGCGATCTCGCGCACGTTGTCCATGCCGGCGGCGGTTTCGATCAGGGCGTGGAGGTTGATGGGCTTCAGCCCCTTGGCCGCCTCGATCTGGCTCAGCAGGGTGGCGACGAAATGGATGTCTTCCGGGCCGTTGACCTTGGGGATCAAGATCGTGTCGAGATGACCGCCGGCCTGTTCCACCACTTCGACGATGTCACGGTAACAGTAATGGGTATCCAGGCCGTTGATGCGCACCGACACCGAACAGCGGGACCAGTCGTAGGTGTTTAGGGCATCGATGACGTTGCGCCGCGCCTGTTCCTTGTCGTCGGGGGCGACGGCGTCTTCCAGATCCAGAAACACGACATCGGCGCCGGCGTGGGGCGCCTTTTCCAACATTCTCGGGTTGCTGCCGGGAACGGCGAGCTCGCTACGGTGAAGGCGGTTTTTTACGGCCATGGATTGTCAATTCCGTCAGCAGGTTGTGGGAAGAGCGTGCAGCCCGGTCGGTCGGGCGACCCGGGACTGCAGGCGTTTCAAAACCGTCCATTATACGATGTTCCCGGCTCGAATTGGACCGGCGGTGAATGCGCTGACAGGACTCGGTTTGCTTTGCCGGGCACCGGGAAGGGTCTGCCGGACCGAAATTCGTCCGTGAATTTAGGCCTGGCGCGGCCATCCCTGGCTACTGACAGACCCTTCCCGGTCCCCGCGGAAGTGACAGAAAGGCTTAGTCAAGCGCCTGTCCGTCGGTTAAAATAAGCCGTTTTTACAATTTGGAAATTGGGGGATTCATGGCTATCGAAAGAACGCTTTCCATCATCAAACCCGATGCCGTCGCCAAGAACGTCATCGGCGAGATCATCAGCCGCTTCGAAAAGGCGGGGCTGTGCATCGCCGCCCTGAAGATGATGAAGCTGACCCGGCAGCAGGCGGAAGCCTTCTACGGGGTCCACCGGGACAAACCTTTCTTCGACGACCTGGTCGAATACATGATTTCCGGTCCCGTGGTGGTGCAGGTGCTGGAAGGGGAGAACGCCATCGCCAAAAACCGCGAGCTGATGGGCGCCACCAACCCCAAGGAAGCTGCCCCCGGCACCATCCGCGCCGATTTCGCCGACAGCATCGACGCCAACGCGGTGCACGGTTCCGACAGCCCGGAAACCGCGGCGCAGGAGATCGCCTTCTTCTTCAAAGACGATGAGATCTTCCCCCGTTTTGACTGAGACCAAACCCGTCAATCTCCTGGGCCTGCCGCGCCAGGCCCTCGAGGCGTTCTTCCTCCAGCTGGGTGAGAAGCCGTTTCGCGCCCGCCAGCTGCTCAAGTGGGTGCATGCCCAAGGCGTTCTCGATTTCGCGGCGATGACCGATCTGAGCAAGGCGCTGCGGGCCCGGCTCCAGGTCGAAGCCCGTCTAGACCTGCCCGAGGTGGTGCGGACCCAGGTGTCGCGCGACGGCACCACCAAATGGCTGATGCAGCTGGCCGACGGCAACCGCATCGAAACCGTGTTCATCCCGGAGGAGAAGCGTGGCACCCTGTGCGTCTCCTCCCAGGTGGGCTGCGCCCTCAACTGTGCCTTCTGCGCCACCGCACGCCAGGGGTTCAGCCGCAACCTGAGTGCCGCCGAAATCATCGGCCAGGTGTGGCAGGCCCACCGGCTGCTGGAATCCGGCCGGATCACCAACGTGGTGCTGATGGGCATGGGCGAACCGCTACTCAATTTCGACGCCGTGGTCGCCGCCACCGAGCTGATGATGGACGATCTCGCCTACGGTCTGGCCAAGCGGCGGGTGACGGTGTCCACCGCCGGGCTGGTTCCGGCCATCGACCGCCTCGGGGAAGTCTCCGACGTCAGCCTGGCGGTGTCGCTCCACGCCACCACCGACGCGCTGCGCGACGAACTGGTGCCGCTCAACCGCAAGTATCCTCTGGCCGAACTGATGGCGGCCTGCAGCCGTTTCATCCACGGCGAGCGCCAGCGCGGGCGCAAGATCACCTGGGAATACGTGATGCTCGACGGCGTCAACGATTCGCCTACCGACGCCCGCAGGCTGGTGAGGCTGCTGAGCCGGATTCCGTCCAAGATCAACCTGATTCCCTTCAATCCCTTCGAAGGGGCGCCGTATCGGCGCTCGTCAGATGCGGCGATCCAGCGGTTCCAGCAGATCCTCCAGGAGGCCGGTTTTCTCACCACCGTGCGCCGTACCCGCGGCGACGACATCGACGCCGCCTGTGGCCAGTTGGTGGGGAAGGTGCAGGCCAAATCCCGCCCCCGCCCGAGGATTCCGGTGGAGGCGGCGTGATGCGCTGGGCGACCGCAGGATTGTTGGTAGTGCTGGCCGGTTGCAGCCTCTCCCCCGACCAGGAGGAGATCGACCGCAAGAAGCTGGCGCAGATCTACACCGAAAAGGGCATCGCCTATCTGTCCCAGGGTCAGCCCCAGAACGCCCTCGCCGATCTGCGCCACGCCCTCGAGATCGATCCCGACAACGCCGCCGCCCACGAGGCAATCGCGGTGCTGTACGAGAAGTTCGGCATGGACGACAAGGCCGCCGAGCACTACCACCGCGCCCTGGCGCTGCAACCGGACGACGCCCGGCTGCTCAACAACTACGGCCTGTTCCTGTGCAACCGTGGCGATTACGATGCCGGGATGAAGCGGCTCGTCCGGGCCGCCAACAACAAGTTGTACGCCCAGCGCTGGAAGGCGATGACCAACGCCGGTCTCTGCGCCCTCAAAGCCGGCCGCCTCCAGGAGGCCGAAGACTGGCTGCGCCAGGCGCTGAAGCTCGAGCCGGACGCGCCCCAGCCGCTGGCGGCGATGGCCCGGCTGATGGCCAAAAAACGGCGGTGGCTGGCGGCAAGGGCCTTCCTGCAGCGCTACGAGGCGGTCGCCGAACCGACGCCGCAGCTGCTTCAGCTTGGCGTTCAGATCGAATCCGCTCTCGGAGACGAGCAGGCTGCCGCCGCCTACCGCAGTCGCCTGGAACGGACAACCCCAAAAAACCATCCCTGATAAAAACCCTCCATGAGTCAAAAACTGCAAGCCGTCCGTGGCATGCACGACATTCTCCCGGACGAGACGCCCCTGTGGCGCAACGTCGAGATGATTCTGGTCCAGGAACTGGATCGCGCCGGTTTCGACGAGATCCGCCTGCCCATCGTCGAGAAGACCGAACTGTTCAAGCGTTCCATCGGCGAAGTCACCGACATCGTCGAGAAGGAAATGTACACCTTCCAGGACAAGAGCGGCGATTCCCTGACGCTGCGCCCGGAAGGCACCGCCGGTTGCGTGCGCGCCTGCATCGAACACGGTCTTTTGCGCACCGGGCAGCTGCGGCTTTGGTATCTCGGCCCCATGTTCCGTCACGAACGGCCGCAAAAGGGGCGTTACCGCCAGTTCCATCAGCTGGGGGTGGAGGTGTTCGGCACGTCCGGGCCTGACATCGACGCCGAGCTGATCTTCCTCAATGCCCGCTGGTGGCAGCGCTTGGGTATCGCCGATAAAGTGGAGCTCCAGATCAATTCTCTCGGCACCCTGGATGAGCGCCGAGCCTACCGTGACGATCTGGTGGCCTATTTCAGCACTTACGAGGACGCTCTAGACGCCGACAGCCGCCGCCGCCTCCACACCAACCCCCTGCGCATCCTCGACAGCAAGAATCCGGAAATGCAGGGCCTGATCGAGGGGGCGCCGAAGCTGCTGGACTATCTGGGGGAGTCCTCCCGTGCCCATTTCCGCGGCTTCACCGATCTGCTCGATGCCGTCGGCGTTTCCTACGTGGTCAATCCACGCCTGGTGCGCGGCCTGGATTACTACGGTTTGACCGTGTTCGAATGGGTGACCTCGGAACTGGGGGCCCAGGGCACCGTGTGTGCCGGCGGCCGTTACGACACCCTGGTGGAACAGCTGGGCGGCAGACCGACGCCGGCGGTGGGCTTCGCCTTAGGGATGGAACGCCTGCTCGCCCTGCTGGAAGGCTCGCAGCTGGCCCGGAAGGAAGCGCCGCATTTCTATCTGGTCCGGGTCGGGGCGGCTGCCGAACGTGCAAGCACGGTGCTGGCAGAAACCTTACGGCGCCGCTTCCCCGGGTTGCGTCTCATCGTCCATTGCGGCGGCGGCAGTTTCAAGAGCCAGTTCAAGAAGGCCGACAAAAGCGGGGCCCGTTATGCCCTGATCGTCGGCGACGAGGAGGCCGCCGCCGGAAAGGTGGCGCTCAAGCCGTTGCGCGAGACGGGCGAGCAACGCATCCTCACCCAGACCGAACTGATCGAATTCATCGAAAATCGTTTACTCGTCTGACAAGGAGGCTTTCATGGCCGCACATCTGGAAGAAGAAGCTCAAGTCGAACAACTCAAACGCTGGTGGAAGGAGAACGGCACCTCGATCATCGCCGGTGTCATCCTGGGACTGGTGGCGATTTTCGGATGGAACGCCTGGCAGAAGCACCAGCGCACCCAGGCCGAGCAGGCTTCCAACCTGTACCAGCAGATGCTGGATGCCGTAGCCGAAGGCCAGGACGATCTGACTTTTGGTCTGGCCCAGCGCCTGACCGGCGAATTCGCCAGCACCGCCTATGCCGATTTCGCCCGCCTGCTGACGGCCCGCGCTGCGGTGGACAAAGGGGAGCTGCCCAAGGCCCAGGCCGCTTTGGAGTCCTTGCTACAGGAGACGGGGGATGACAACTTTCGCCACCTCGCCCGCCTGCGTCTGGCCCGGGTCCATCTGGGTGCCGGCAAGCCCCAGGCAGCTCTGGATGTGCTGACTACGGCCGACATCGGCGATCCCGGCCGTTTCGCCGGCCAGTACGAGGAACTCAAGGGGGACGCCCTTGCCGCCCTGGGGAAACCTAAGGATGCGGCACTGGCCTACCGCAAGGCACAGGCTCTGGGACGGGATTACGAATACCTGGAGATGAAGCTGAACGATCTGGGTGTGGCCGCGTCGAAACCGTGATGATGCGTCTTTCTTCCCTCCCGCTGCTACTGCTGCTGGCCGGGTGTCAGTCCATGGGCGCCGGTTTCAGCAACCTGGTGTCCGGCACCATCGATCTGGTCACCGGCGCAGACGAGGCGACGGAACCGCCCCGTGAACTGGTGGCGATCACTCCCCAGCTCCATATCGAGACGGTGTGGGACACGGATGTCGGCGCCGGCGACGGCGGTTACCGGCTGGCGCTGGGTCCTGCGGTGGCGGACGAGATCGTCTATGCCGCCGATCACGAAGGGCACGTTGCCGGCTTGCGCCTTGCCGATGGGGAGGAAATTCTGGAACTGGAGGTGGACCGTCCGCTTTCGGCCGGTCCTGCGGTCAGTGCCACCAGCCTGCTGCTGGGCACTTCCGAAGCCGAAGTGCTGGCCCTGGAGCGGGAAACCGGCCGACAGCGTTGGCTCGCCCGGGTGTCCAGTGAGGTGTTGGCCAGACCGGCGGTGGCCGAGGGCATCGTCGTGGTTCACACCAACGACGGTGCCGTGTTCGCCCTGGCGGAAGACAGCGGCCAGCGGCTGTGGAGCTACGGCAAGGCGGTCAGCCGTCTGTCGCTGCGGGGTGCGGCACCCCCGGTCATCACCGACGACACCGTCCTGATCGGTTTCGCCAACGGCCGCATGGCGGCGCTGCGCCTCGGCGATGGCAAGCTGATCTGGGAGCGCCAGCTGGCCATCCCGACGGGACTGTCGGAAATGGAAAGGGTGGTGGACATCAATGACGCCCCCACGGTCCACAGCGGGATGCTGTACGCGACGGCTTTCCACGGCGGCGTCGTCGCCGCCTCCCTGGTGGATGGCGAGGTCATCTGGCGCAACGCCGAGATCGTCGCCGACTCGACTCCGGCGGTGAGCTGGCGTTACGTCTTCGTCACCGATACCGAAGGCAATGTCTGGGGGCTGGACGAAACCACCGGCCGCGCCTACTGGAAACAGGACGCCTTCTATCACCGCGAGGTGACCGCTCCGGTCGTCTATGGCGACTTCATCGCCGTCGGCGACTACAAGGGCTACGTCCACTTCCTGGCCCAGGAGGACGGCCGCCAGCTCGGGCGCATCCGGGTCGCCAGAAGCCCTATCCGCGCGCCGCTGGTGGTGGCGGGAGATTATTTGATCGTCTATGCCGGCAATGGCGATTTGACCGTTTTGAAAGCCGAACCGAAAGATGAATAAGTCGCTGCCTGTGGTCGCCCTGGTGGGGCGTCCCAACGTGGGAAAATCCACGTTGTTCAATTGGCTGACCCAGTCCCGCGACGCCCTGGTGGCCGACTATCCCGGGCTGACCCGCGACCGGCACTACGGCCGCTGCCGCCGGGGAGCGCGGGAATTTCTGGTGGTGGACACCGGCGGCGTCGCCGACACCGTGGAAGCGGTGGACCAAGCGGCGCTGCGGCAGGTGGAACAGGCCCTGGAGGAGGCCGATCTGATTCTGTTCCTGGTCGATGCCCGCGAGGGGCTGACCGCCGCCGACGAGGACATCGCCGCGCGACTGCGCCGCCTGGACAAGCCGGTAGTTTTGGTCATCAACAAGATCGACGGCGAGGATCCGGCCCTGGCGGCGGCGGAGTTTTCCGTCCTGGGATTTGCGGAGCCGGTAATGATCGCCGCCGCCCACGGCCGGGGCACTGCCAAACTGCTGGCGCGCATCGAGGCGCTCTTGCCGCCGGCGCCGCAAAGCACTACCGAAGCGGATGGGGACGAAGCCATCCGGGTCGCGGTCATTGGCCGTCCCAACGTCGGCAAATCGACGCTGGTCAACCGCCTGCTGGGAGAGGAGCGGGTGGTGGTGGCCGACCATCCCGGCACCACCCGTGACGCCATCGAGATCCCCTTCGAGCGCGACGGCCACCGTTACGTGCTGATCGATACCGCCG comes from Methylomarinovum tepidoasis and encodes:
- a CDS encoding HpcH/HpaI aldolase/citrate lyase family protein; translation: MAVKNRLHRSELAVPGSNPRMLEKAPHAGADVVFLDLEDAVAPDDKEQARRNVIDALNTYDWSRCSVSVRINGLDTHYCYRDIVEVVEQAGGHLDTILIPKVNGPEDIHFVATLLSQIEAAKGLKPINLHALIETAAGMDNVREIARACPERLEALVFGVADYAASIQARTTNIGGANPDYAVLTDPFEDGHRERHWGDQWHFAIARMVVACRANGLRPIDGPYGDIGDPDGYVAAAKRAAALGCEGKWAIHPSQIELANQVFTPSEQEVTKARRILAAMEEAAREGKGAVSLDGRLIDAASIRMAENLIAKIDQIQARQG
- the ndk gene encoding nucleoside-diphosphate kinase, producing MAIERTLSIIKPDAVAKNVIGEIISRFEKAGLCIAALKMMKLTRQQAEAFYGVHRDKPFFDDLVEYMISGPVVVQVLEGENAIAKNRELMGATNPKEAAPGTIRADFADSIDANAVHGSDSPETAAQEIAFFFKDDEIFPRFD
- the rlmN gene encoding 23S rRNA (adenine(2503)-C(2))-methyltransferase RlmN, coding for MRSSPVLTETKPVNLLGLPRQALEAFFLQLGEKPFRARQLLKWVHAQGVLDFAAMTDLSKALRARLQVEARLDLPEVVRTQVSRDGTTKWLMQLADGNRIETVFIPEEKRGTLCVSSQVGCALNCAFCATARQGFSRNLSAAEIIGQVWQAHRLLESGRITNVVLMGMGEPLLNFDAVVAATELMMDDLAYGLAKRRVTVSTAGLVPAIDRLGEVSDVSLAVSLHATTDALRDELVPLNRKYPLAELMAACSRFIHGERQRGRKITWEYVMLDGVNDSPTDARRLVRLLSRIPSKINLIPFNPFEGAPYRRSSDAAIQRFQQILQEAGFLTTVRRTRGDDIDAACGQLVGKVQAKSRPRPRIPVEAA
- the pilW gene encoding type IV pilus biogenesis/stability protein PilW produces the protein MRWATAGLLVVLAGCSLSPDQEEIDRKKLAQIYTEKGIAYLSQGQPQNALADLRHALEIDPDNAAAHEAIAVLYEKFGMDDKAAEHYHRALALQPDDARLLNNYGLFLCNRGDYDAGMKRLVRAANNKLYAQRWKAMTNAGLCALKAGRLQEAEDWLRQALKLEPDAPQPLAAMARLMAKKRRWLAARAFLQRYEAVAEPTPQLLQLGVQIESALGDEQAAAAYRSRLERTTPKNHP
- the hisS gene encoding histidine--tRNA ligase, whose protein sequence is MSQKLQAVRGMHDILPDETPLWRNVEMILVQELDRAGFDEIRLPIVEKTELFKRSIGEVTDIVEKEMYTFQDKSGDSLTLRPEGTAGCVRACIEHGLLRTGQLRLWYLGPMFRHERPQKGRYRQFHQLGVEVFGTSGPDIDAELIFLNARWWQRLGIADKVELQINSLGTLDERRAYRDDLVAYFSTYEDALDADSRRRLHTNPLRILDSKNPEMQGLIEGAPKLLDYLGESSRAHFRGFTDLLDAVGVSYVVNPRLVRGLDYYGLTVFEWVTSELGAQGTVCAGGRYDTLVEQLGGRPTPAVGFALGMERLLALLEGSQLARKEAPHFYLVRVGAAAERASTVLAETLRRRFPGLRLIVHCGGGSFKSQFKKADKSGARYALIVGDEEAAAGKVALKPLRETGEQRILTQTELIEFIENRLLV
- a CDS encoding YfgM family protein, which produces MAAHLEEEAQVEQLKRWWKENGTSIIAGVILGLVAIFGWNAWQKHQRTQAEQASNLYQQMLDAVAEGQDDLTFGLAQRLTGEFASTAYADFARLLTARAAVDKGELPKAQAALESLLQETGDDNFRHLARLRLARVHLGAGKPQAALDVLTTADIGDPGRFAGQYEELKGDALAALGKPKDAALAYRKAQALGRDYEYLEMKLNDLGVAASKP
- the bamB gene encoding outer membrane protein assembly factor BamB codes for the protein MMRLSSLPLLLLLAGCQSMGAGFSNLVSGTIDLVTGADEATEPPRELVAITPQLHIETVWDTDVGAGDGGYRLALGPAVADEIVYAADHEGHVAGLRLADGEEILELEVDRPLSAGPAVSATSLLLGTSEAEVLALERETGRQRWLARVSSEVLARPAVAEGIVVVHTNDGAVFALAEDSGQRLWSYGKAVSRLSLRGAAPPVITDDTVLIGFANGRMAALRLGDGKLIWERQLAIPTGLSEMERVVDINDAPTVHSGMLYATAFHGGVVAASLVDGEVIWRNAEIVADSTPAVSWRYVFVTDTEGNVWGLDETTGRAYWKQDAFYHREVTAPVVYGDFIAVGDYKGYVHFLAQEDGRQLGRIRVARSPIRAPLVVAGDYLIVYAGNGDLTVLKAEPKDE
- the der gene encoding ribosome biogenesis GTPase Der, coding for MNKSLPVVALVGRPNVGKSTLFNWLTQSRDALVADYPGLTRDRHYGRCRRGAREFLVVDTGGVADTVEAVDQAALRQVEQALEEADLILFLVDAREGLTAADEDIAARLRRLDKPVVLVINKIDGEDPALAAAEFSVLGFAEPVMIAAAHGRGTAKLLARIEALLPPAPQSTTEADGDEAIRVAVIGRPNVGKSTLVNRLLGEERVVVADHPGTTRDAIEIPFERDGHRYVLIDTAGIRRRARVEEAVEKFSIIKAIQSMEQADVVVFLIDASEGVTDQDARLLGMVLEAGKALILGLNKWDGLSREQKQKVRDQLEARLQFVDFAEKLPLSALHGTGVGDLFDRVAPLYEQAQAEFGTSELTRILQDAVDSYPPPLAGGRRIKLKFAHQGGKKPPLIVIHGNQTEKVPASYRRYLNRAFREALGIKGTPLRLEFRSSANPFAGRRNKLTPRQLRKRQRLLRHAKKKGR